A window of the Streptomyces griseochromogenes genome harbors these coding sequences:
- a CDS encoding serine hydrolase domain-containing protein, with translation MDVNGTVAEGFEPVEEAFAANFALLGERGAAVSVYRDGRKVVDLWGGTKDVDGTAPWESGTAQIVRSATKGVAAAALLLLHQRGELDLDAPVGTYWPEYKAAGKEHTLVRHLLAHRAGVPVLDRPLTPEEAADPDLGAAAVAAQAPVWEPGTDHGYHAQTYSWLTGELVRRITGRPIGEWISDEIAAPVGADLWLGLPAAEHARVGRVGAVEDSPQAGTLRTRPKRAVSEAYADPGSLTRRAFAAITPLPDENAPAYRAAALPASNGIATADGLARFYASLIGEVHGGTRLFTPRTMELARAEQSAGPDRVLVVGTRFGLGYMLHGGASPLLSPGSFGHPGRGGALAFADPETGIAFGYVTNGFRKSVTADPRAQALVRAVRTALA, from the coding sequence GTGGACGTGAACGGCACGGTGGCCGAGGGCTTCGAGCCGGTCGAAGAGGCGTTCGCGGCGAACTTCGCGCTGCTCGGCGAGCGGGGCGCGGCCGTCAGCGTGTACCGGGACGGGCGCAAGGTCGTCGACCTCTGGGGCGGCACCAAGGACGTGGACGGTACGGCCCCGTGGGAGTCCGGCACCGCGCAGATCGTGCGCTCCGCGACCAAGGGCGTCGCCGCCGCCGCACTCCTGCTGCTGCACCAGCGCGGCGAGCTGGACCTGGACGCCCCGGTGGGCACGTACTGGCCCGAGTACAAGGCGGCCGGCAAGGAGCACACGCTCGTGCGGCACCTGCTCGCGCACCGTGCCGGTGTGCCCGTGCTGGACCGCCCGCTGACCCCCGAGGAGGCCGCCGACCCCGATCTCGGCGCGGCCGCCGTCGCCGCACAGGCGCCGGTGTGGGAGCCGGGCACGGACCACGGCTATCACGCGCAGACCTACAGCTGGCTCACCGGCGAGCTGGTGCGGCGGATCACCGGGCGGCCGATCGGCGAGTGGATCTCCGACGAGATCGCCGCACCCGTGGGCGCGGACCTGTGGCTCGGCCTGCCCGCGGCGGAGCACGCGCGTGTGGGCCGCGTCGGCGCCGTCGAGGACTCCCCGCAGGCGGGCACGCTCAGGACCCGCCCCAAGCGGGCGGTCTCCGAGGCCTACGCCGACCCCGGCTCCCTCACCCGCCGCGCCTTCGCCGCGATCACCCCGCTCCCGGACGAGAACGCGCCCGCCTACCGGGCGGCCGCCCTGCCCGCCTCCAACGGCATAGCCACCGCCGACGGCCTGGCCCGCTTCTACGCCTCGCTCATCGGCGAGGTGCACGGCGGCACGCGTCTTTTCACCCCGCGGACCATGGAGCTGGCCCGCGCCGAGCAGTCGGCCGGACCGGACCGGGTCCTCGTGGTGGGCACCCGGTTCGGCCTCGGCTACATGCTGCACGGCGGCGCGTCCCCGCTGCTCTCACCCGGGTCCTTCGGCCACCCGGGCCGGGGCGGCGCCCTCGCGTTCGCCGACCCGGAGACGGGCATCGCCTTCGGCTACGTCACCAACGGGTTCAGGAAGAGCGTGACGGCCGACCCGAGGGCCCAGGCACTGGTGCGCGCGGTACGCACGGCGCTCGCGTAG
- a CDS encoding DUF1876 domain-containing protein — MMNTVVGWHVELEFQEDDAHTRAVALVRLPDGTEVRAHGHASRHRVDANQPRVGEEIAGARALNELAMQLLTKAHTEIDAESGRISHPINV, encoded by the coding sequence ATGATGAACACCGTTGTGGGATGGCACGTCGAGCTGGAATTCCAGGAGGACGACGCGCACACGCGCGCGGTCGCCCTGGTACGTCTGCCCGACGGCACCGAGGTGCGCGCGCACGGGCACGCCAGCCGTCACCGCGTCGACGCGAACCAGCCCAGAGTCGGCGAGGAGATAGCGGGCGCCCGCGCCCTCAACGAACTGGCCATGCAGTTGCTGACCAAGGCGCACACCGAGATCGACGCGGAGTCCGGGCGGATATCGCATCCGATCAACGTGTGA
- a CDS encoding NAD(P)-dependent oxidoreductase: MTDKPTVSVLGTGIMGAAMARNLARAGLGVRAWNRSREKAEPLAADGIRVTGTPAEAVEGADAVLTMLYDGKTVLDVMREAAPALRPGTVWAQCTTAGIGLVADLAAFAREHGLVFYDAPVLGTRQPAEAGQLTVLAAGPEEGREAVTPLFDAVGAKTVWTGEDGAAGSASRLKLVANSWVLAATAATGEVLALSKALGVDPQSFFDIVAGGPLDMGYLRAKSALVLEGRLTPASFAVATAEKDARLIVEAGELSGVRLDVAAAAAERFARAAAQGHADEDMAAAYFASFDERPAEG, translated from the coding sequence ATGACCGACAAGCCGACCGTCAGCGTCCTGGGCACCGGCATCATGGGCGCCGCCATGGCACGCAACCTCGCCCGCGCCGGGCTCGGGGTCCGGGCCTGGAACCGCAGCCGCGAGAAGGCCGAGCCGCTGGCCGCGGACGGGATCCGGGTCACCGGCACGCCCGCCGAGGCCGTCGAGGGCGCCGACGCCGTGCTGACCATGCTGTACGACGGCAAAACCGTCCTGGACGTGATGCGCGAGGCCGCCCCGGCGCTGCGTCCGGGCACGGTGTGGGCGCAGTGCACCACCGCCGGGATCGGGCTGGTCGCCGACCTGGCCGCCTTCGCCCGCGAGCACGGCCTGGTGTTCTACGACGCCCCCGTCCTCGGTACCCGCCAGCCCGCCGAGGCCGGTCAGCTGACCGTGCTGGCCGCCGGGCCCGAGGAGGGCCGGGAGGCGGTCACGCCACTCTTCGACGCCGTCGGTGCCAAGACCGTGTGGACCGGCGAGGACGGGGCCGCGGGCAGCGCCAGCCGGCTGAAGCTGGTCGCCAACAGCTGGGTGCTCGCCGCCACCGCCGCGACCGGCGAGGTGCTGGCCCTCTCGAAGGCCCTCGGCGTCGACCCGCAGAGCTTCTTCGACATCGTGGCGGGGGGACCGCTCGACATGGGGTATCTGCGGGCCAAGTCCGCTCTGGTGCTGGAGGGGCGGCTGACCCCGGCGTCGTTCGCCGTGGCCACCGCCGAGAAGGACGCGCGGCTCATCGTCGAGGCCGGGGAACTGAGCGGCGTACGGCTCGACGTCGCCGCCGCGGCGGCCGAGCGGTTCGCGCGGGCCGCGGCCCAGGGCCATGCCGACGAGGACATGGCCGCCGCCTACTTCGCCAGCTTCGACGAGCGGCCGGCCGAGGGGTGA
- a CDS encoding DMT family transporter, which produces MTPLVTAAVLLAAVTHASWNAIAHRITDKLVGFTLISGGGLLIGLALVPFTAFPAAAAWPYLLASAVVHVAYYALLMTSFRLGDFGQAYPIARGSAPLVVTVLAAVFAHEVPGAWSAAGIAVSCLGLGGVSLWGLRGNRPDWAAIGAALATGLTIAAYTVLDGLGVRASHASLGYIAWLMAVQGAAVPAYMYARVRGDTVRLLRPYAALGLLGAFLSVAAYALVLWAQTRADLAPVAALRESSIIVGAAIGALFFKERFGAPRIVAAGLLVVGIGLMLHAA; this is translated from the coding sequence GTGACACCGCTGGTCACCGCGGCCGTACTGCTCGCCGCGGTCACGCACGCCAGCTGGAACGCCATCGCGCACCGGATCACCGACAAGCTGGTCGGGTTCACGCTGATCTCCGGCGGCGGACTGCTCATCGGGCTCGCGCTGGTGCCGTTCACGGCGTTTCCGGCGGCAGCGGCCTGGCCGTACCTTCTCGCCTCCGCGGTCGTGCACGTCGCCTACTACGCGCTGCTCATGACCTCGTTCCGGCTGGGCGACTTCGGGCAGGCCTATCCGATCGCGCGGGGGAGCGCGCCACTCGTGGTGACCGTGCTGGCCGCGGTGTTCGCGCACGAGGTCCCCGGGGCGTGGTCGGCGGCCGGTATCGCCGTGTCGTGCCTCGGGCTCGGCGGCGTCAGCCTGTGGGGGCTGCGCGGCAACCGGCCCGACTGGGCCGCGATCGGCGCCGCCCTGGCGACCGGGCTGACGATCGCCGCGTACACGGTGCTCGACGGCCTGGGCGTCCGCGCCTCCCATGCGTCGCTCGGCTACATCGCCTGGCTGATGGCCGTTCAGGGAGCCGCCGTCCCCGCGTACATGTACGCGCGTGTACGGGGTGACACGGTCCGGCTGCTGCGGCCGTACGCCGCCCTCGGCCTCCTCGGTGCCTTCCTCTCCGTCGCCGCCTACGCCCTCGTCCTGTGGGCCCAGACCCGCGCCGACCTCGCGCCCGTCGCGGCCCTGCGCGAGTCGTCGATCATCGTCGGCGCGGCCATCGGGGCACTGTTCTTCAAGGAGCGGTTCGGGGCGCCCCGGATCGTGGCGGCGGGCCTGCTGGTCGTGGGGATAGGACTGATGCTGCACGCCGCGTAG
- a CDS encoding DUF397 domain-containing protein: MSTAELHWFKSSYSDSGEPGDCVEVALDWFKSSYSSSSEPDSCVEVATTPTTIHLRDSKTPDTAQLKITPSAWTEFLTYAAK; the protein is encoded by the coding sequence ATGAGCACCGCCGAACTCCACTGGTTCAAGAGCAGCTACAGCGACAGCGGCGAACCCGGCGACTGTGTCGAAGTGGCTCTGGACTGGTTCAAGAGCAGCTACAGCAGCAGCAGCGAACCCGACTCCTGCGTCGAAGTAGCCACCACCCCCACCACCATCCACCTCCGCGACTCCAAGACCCCCGACACCGCGCAGCTGAAGATCACCCCCTCTGCCTGGACGGAATTCCTCACCTACGCGGCGAAGTGA
- a CDS encoding helix-turn-helix domain-containing protein — protein MNDGVDEAGWDVEPGDEIEPVVQAVGRLLRVCREAAGMSVSELAEALGYGEDMIRKIERGARIPRPELLDRADQLLKAQGHLRAFMEDMRKARYPKKVRELAELEGRAVEMLLYGSHNIHGLLQTPEYARTLFEMTQPALSEDVMERETAARMARKAVFECEPTPTLSFVQEQVTLERPYGGKMVLRRQLEHLLEVAQLRNVTLQVMPTDREEHAGTQGLIQVLKFADGTAIGRSDGAFNGRPVSHPKDLRILELRYGMIRAQALTPRESQAFIERTLGRL, from the coding sequence ATGAACGACGGTGTGGACGAGGCGGGTTGGGACGTCGAGCCGGGCGACGAGATCGAGCCGGTGGTGCAGGCGGTGGGGCGGCTGCTCAGGGTGTGCCGGGAGGCGGCCGGGATGAGCGTGTCCGAGCTGGCCGAGGCTCTGGGCTACGGCGAGGACATGATCCGCAAGATCGAACGCGGGGCGCGCATTCCTCGGCCGGAGCTGCTGGACAGGGCGGATCAGCTCCTGAAGGCGCAGGGACATCTGAGGGCCTTCATGGAGGACATGCGGAAGGCTCGGTACCCGAAGAAGGTGCGGGAGCTGGCGGAGTTGGAGGGGCGTGCGGTGGAGATGCTGCTGTACGGCAGCCACAACATCCACGGCTTGTTGCAAACGCCGGAGTACGCGCGAACGCTCTTCGAGATGACACAGCCTGCGCTCAGTGAAGATGTCATGGAGAGGGAAACCGCGGCGCGCATGGCGCGAAAGGCCGTCTTCGAGTGCGAGCCCACCCCGACGCTCAGTTTCGTCCAAGAACAGGTGACGCTCGAACGTCCCTACGGTGGGAAGATGGTGCTGCGCCGACAGCTCGAACACCTATTGGAAGTAGCGCAGTTGAGGAACGTCACGCTTCAGGTCATGCCGACCGATCGGGAGGAACACGCCGGAACGCAGGGCCTGATCCAGGTGCTGAAGTTTGCCGATGGCACGGCGATCGGGCGTTCCGACGGGGCGTTCAACGGCCGCCCGGTCTCACACCCCAAGGATCTCCGGATCCTTGAGCTGCGCTATGGCATGATCCGGGCGCAGGCTCTCACGCCGAGGGAGTCGCAGGCCTTCATCGAGCGAACGCTGGGGAGACTATGA
- a CDS encoding ATP-binding protein encodes MNQETSVIPHFTARFSPTPQGARLARHLATEQLRIWGLPLDGAPQIVAELAANAATHGRVPGRDFRLTLYVVADTLRIEVTDTRGDHLPNVERPAPDGESGRGLLLVAALADRWGVAHGPRPRKTVWAETRIAQPT; translated from the coding sequence GTGAATCAGGAAACCTCCGTCATCCCCCACTTCACCGCCCGCTTCTCCCCCACCCCCCAGGGCGCCCGCCTCGCCCGCCACCTCGCCACCGAACAACTCCGCATCTGGGGACTCCCGTTGGACGGGGCACCCCAGATCGTCGCCGAGCTCGCCGCGAACGCCGCCACCCATGGCCGAGTCCCCGGACGCGACTTCCGCCTGACGCTCTACGTCGTCGCCGACACGCTCCGTATCGAGGTCACCGACACCCGCGGTGACCATCTCCCCAACGTCGAACGCCCCGCCCCCGACGGCGAGTCGGGCCGCGGCCTCCTCCTCGTGGCGGCACTGGCCGACCGCTGGGGCGTCGCGCACGGCCCACGCCCGCGCAAGACGGTGTGGGCCGAGACCCGTATCGCTCAGCCGACCTGA
- a CDS encoding MMPL family transporter, translating into MATFLYKLGRLAFRRRHFVALIWVALLTLAGVGAASAPAAGNSSFSIPGTEAQKAFDLLEQRFPGMSADGATARVVFKAPGGEKMTDADNKAAVNKTVKELKSGSEVVSVADPYTGHAVSKDGRIAYASVKYKVSGMELKDSSRDALKKAAQDARDAGLTVEVGGDALQATPETGNSEVIGLAVAAVVLVITFGSLLAAGFPLLTAIIGVGIGVSTITALANALDLGTTTSTLASMIGLAVGIDYALFIVSRYRAELAEGREREEAAGRAVGTAGSAVVFAGLTVVIALVGLSVVDIPMLTKMGVAAAGTVAIAVLIALTLIPALLGYAGRKIKPAGEKSKLLGGGRKPKQADRPNMGTRWASFVVRRPVAVLLLGVIGLGAAAVPAASLQLGLPDDGSQPVSTTQRRAYDLLSEGFGPGFNGPLMVVVDAKGSDNPKAAFTKVGDEIKGLKDVVTVTPAMSNKAGDTATITVIPDSKPSSTTTEDLVHAIRGKGADITSATDAKVLVTGSTAMNIDFSQKLNDALLPYLALVVGLAFLLLIVIFRSILVPLKAALGFLLSVLAALGAVVAVFQWGWLSSLFNVEQTGPIMSMMPIFMVGVVFGLAMDYEVFLVTRMREAYVHGEKPSQAVVTGFKYSARVVTAAAIIMIAVFSGFIGSSESMIKMIGFGLAVAVFFDAFIVRMAIVPAVLALLGKKAWWLPRWLDRALPNVDVEGEGLRTADDRKDADPDGERELVRV; encoded by the coding sequence GTGGCCACGTTCCTCTACAAACTCGGCCGGCTCGCCTTCAGGCGACGCCACTTCGTCGCACTCATATGGGTGGCGCTGCTCACCCTCGCCGGGGTGGGCGCCGCCTCCGCGCCGGCCGCCGGCAATTCGTCGTTCTCCATCCCCGGCACCGAGGCCCAGAAGGCCTTCGACCTGCTGGAACAGCGATTCCCCGGGATGAGCGCCGACGGCGCCACCGCGCGGGTCGTCTTCAAGGCGCCGGGCGGCGAGAAGATGACGGACGCGGACAACAAGGCGGCCGTGAACAAGACGGTCAAGGAGCTGAAGAGCGGCTCCGAGGTCGTCTCCGTCGCCGACCCCTACACCGGGCACGCCGTCAGCAAGGACGGCAGGATCGCCTACGCCTCGGTGAAGTACAAGGTCTCCGGCATGGAGTTGAAGGACTCCTCCCGCGACGCGCTGAAGAAGGCCGCGCAGGACGCCCGGGACGCCGGGCTCACCGTCGAGGTCGGCGGTGACGCGCTCCAGGCGACGCCCGAGACCGGCAACAGCGAGGTCATCGGCCTCGCGGTCGCCGCGGTCGTCCTCGTCATCACCTTCGGCTCGCTGCTCGCGGCCGGATTCCCGCTGCTGACCGCGATCATCGGCGTCGGCATCGGTGTCTCCACGATCACCGCGCTCGCGAACGCCCTCGACCTGGGCACCACCACCTCCACCCTGGCCTCGATGATCGGCCTCGCCGTCGGCATCGACTACGCCCTCTTCATCGTCTCCCGCTACCGCGCCGAACTGGCCGAGGGCCGCGAGCGCGAGGAGGCGGCCGGACGGGCCGTCGGCACGGCGGGCTCGGCGGTGGTCTTCGCGGGCCTGACCGTCGTCATCGCCCTGGTCGGCCTGTCCGTGGTCGACATCCCGATGCTGACCAAGATGGGCGTCGCGGCCGCGGGTACGGTCGCCATCGCGGTCCTCATCGCCCTCACCCTGATCCCGGCGCTGCTCGGCTACGCGGGCCGCAAGATCAAGCCGGCCGGAGAGAAGAGCAAGCTGCTCGGCGGTGGCCGTAAGCCCAAGCAGGCGGACCGCCCCAACATGGGCACCCGCTGGGCGAGCTTCGTCGTACGGCGCCCGGTCGCCGTCCTCCTCCTCGGCGTGATCGGCCTCGGCGCCGCGGCGGTCCCGGCCGCCTCCCTGCAACTCGGCCTGCCGGACGACGGCTCCCAGCCGGTCTCCACCACCCAGCGCCGCGCCTACGACCTCCTCTCCGAAGGCTTCGGACCGGGCTTCAACGGTCCCCTGATGGTCGTGGTCGACGCCAAGGGCAGCGACAACCCGAAGGCGGCCTTCACCAAGGTCGGCGACGAGATCAAGGGCCTGAAGGACGTCGTCACGGTCACTCCGGCCATGTCCAACAAGGCCGGCGACACCGCGACGATCACCGTCATCCCGGACTCCAAGCCGTCCTCGACCACCACCGAGGACCTGGTGCACGCCATCCGCGGCAAGGGCGCGGACATCACCTCGGCGACCGACGCGAAGGTGCTGGTCACCGGCTCGACGGCGATGAACATCGACTTCTCGCAGAAGCTGAACGACGCCCTGCTGCCGTACCTCGCCCTGGTCGTCGGCCTGGCCTTCCTCCTCCTGATCGTGATCTTCCGCTCGATCCTCGTCCCGCTGAAGGCGGCCCTCGGCTTCCTGCTCAGCGTGCTGGCGGCCCTCGGCGCCGTGGTCGCGGTCTTCCAGTGGGGCTGGCTGTCCAGCCTGTTCAACGTCGAGCAGACCGGCCCGATCATGTCGATGATGCCGATCTTCATGGTCGGCGTGGTCTTCGGTCTCGCCATGGACTACGAGGTGTTCCTCGTGACCCGCATGCGGGAGGCGTACGTCCACGGGGAGAAGCCCAGCCAGGCCGTCGTGACCGGCTTCAAGTACAGCGCACGCGTCGTCACGGCCGCCGCGATCATCATGATCGCCGTCTTCTCCGGCTTCATCGGCTCCAGCGAGTCGATGATCAAGATGATCGGCTTCGGCCTCGCCGTCGCCGTCTTCTTCGACGCGTTCATCGTCCGCATGGCCATCGTCCCGGCGGTGCTCGCGCTGCTCGGCAAGAAGGCATGGTGGCTGCCGAGGTGGCTGGACCGCGCCCTGCCCAACGTCGACGTCGAGGGCGAGGGGCTGCGCACGGCGGACGACCGCAAGGACGCCGACCCCGACGGGGAGCGGGAACTGGTACGCGTCTGA
- a CDS encoding TetR/AcrR family transcriptional regulator yields the protein MTEVAAARRSRITPEREAELYEAVLDLLREVGYDALTMDAVAARTRSSKATLYRQWGGKADLVAKAVRHNKPGPSLEDLEDIDTGSLKGDLHALTLRSDDCEMEQNSALMRGLAMAMHGNPDLLRAFRDHLIDPEMAHFGRVLQRAIDRGEVHADNPAVGYVMHMMIGAFAARSLIDEQPPTQAFLLSYIDAVVLPALGVTTR from the coding sequence ATGACTGAGGTCGCCGCCGCGCGTCGCAGTCGGATCACGCCCGAGCGCGAGGCCGAGTTGTACGAGGCCGTGCTCGACCTGCTCCGCGAAGTCGGCTACGACGCCCTCACCATGGACGCCGTGGCCGCCCGCACCCGGTCCAGCAAGGCCACGCTCTACCGCCAGTGGGGCGGCAAGGCCGACCTGGTGGCGAAGGCGGTGCGGCACAACAAGCCGGGCCCCTCGCTGGAGGACTTGGAGGACATCGACACCGGGTCGCTCAAGGGCGACCTGCACGCCCTCACCCTGCGTTCGGACGACTGCGAGATGGAGCAGAACTCCGCGCTGATGCGGGGCCTGGCCATGGCGATGCACGGCAACCCTGATCTCCTGCGGGCGTTCCGGGACCATCTGATCGATCCGGAGATGGCGCACTTCGGCCGTGTGCTGCAACGGGCGATCGACCGGGGTGAGGTCCACGCGGACAACCCGGCGGTCGGCTATGTGATGCACATGATGATCGGTGCATTCGCCGCCCGCTCGCTGATCGACGAGCAGCCGCCGACCCAGGCCTTCCTCCTTTCGTACATCGACGCCGTGGTCCTCCCCGCCCTCGGCGTCACCACCCGCTGA